The Ruficoccus amylovorans genome has a segment encoding these proteins:
- a CDS encoding ATP-binding protein, producing the protein MADEPVKGDLRILSARVELVETLREDFGLFLRDLGVNDKQLAFWQLILSEATVNAIQHGCKSDPCLKVEVKWMRHGREVLLEVKDPGPGPAEDVIRSPELPEDPYQSHGRGVFLIESFADRVEHWKSAHGYCLRITKTHAEIDLEDEIDTVLEQALNELSVCYESLAAFYRLGDGLVRAESVSHFISQAIDDLKKPSATPA; encoded by the coding sequence ATGGCTGATGAACCGGTAAAAGGCGACCTCCGCATCCTGAGCGCCCGCGTGGAACTGGTCGAAACCCTGCGCGAAGATTTCGGTCTTTTCCTGCGCGATCTGGGCGTGAATGACAAACAACTGGCGTTCTGGCAGCTCATCCTGAGCGAGGCGACCGTCAACGCCATCCAACACGGCTGTAAAAGCGACCCCTGCCTCAAGGTGGAGGTCAAGTGGATGCGCCACGGGCGGGAAGTCCTGCTCGAAGTCAAAGACCCTGGCCCCGGCCCCGCCGAGGACGTGATCCGCTCCCCCGAACTGCCGGAAGACCCGTACCAGTCCCACGGACGCGGCGTGTTTTTGATCGAGAGCTTCGCCGACCGGGTGGAACACTGGAAGAGTGCCCACGGCTACTGCCTGCGCATTACCAAAACCCACGCCGAGATCGATTTGGAGGACGAGATCGACACCGTGCTTGAGCAGGCGCTCAACGAGCTGTCCGTCTGCTACGAGAGCCTGGCCGCTTTTTACCGCCTGGGTGACGGGCTGGTCCGGGCCGAGAGCGTCAGCCACTTCATTTCGCAGGCCATCGACGATTTGAAAAAGCCGTCGGCGACGCCCGCATGA